A part of Larkinella insperata genomic DNA contains:
- a CDS encoding LysR substrate-binding domain-containing protein, with amino-acid sequence MDDFRLRVFYSVARHRSFTKASAELFITQPAVTKHIKALEDLLGLRLFDRKGNTIVLTPPGEVLFRYAGQIFDLYQEALFELNSFKSQQKGSLRLGASTTIAQYLISPLLASYYERYPTIQLSLLTGNTEMIEHAVSAKEIDLGIVEGKKHHAGLKYHDFLQDELVAVVHSKSRYSRLKEITLEELSNLPLVLRERGSGTLEVLETALQARGIRPSSLTVVMHLGSSESIKSFLEHANCLSILSSRAIEKEVRSGELKVVSIKDFRLPRTFSFVHLQGLPEGLAAGFMTFARRYYNQ; translated from the coding sequence ATGGATGATTTTCGATTAAGAGTGTTTTACAGTGTGGCCCGCCACCGCAGTTTTACAAAAGCATCGGCGGAATTGTTTATTACCCAACCCGCCGTTACCAAACACATCAAGGCGCTCGAAGATCTGCTGGGTCTGCGGTTGTTCGACCGCAAAGGAAATACCATCGTGCTGACGCCCCCCGGGGAAGTTCTTTTCCGCTACGCCGGACAAATTTTCGATCTCTATCAGGAAGCACTTTTTGAATTAAACTCCTTTAAAAGCCAGCAAAAGGGCAGTTTGCGGCTGGGAGCCAGCACCACCATTGCCCAATATTTGATTTCTCCGCTGCTGGCGTCGTATTACGAACGCTATCCGACCATTCAGCTCAGCCTGCTAACCGGCAATACCGAGATGATCGAACACGCGGTTTCGGCCAAAGAGATTGATCTGGGGATTGTGGAGGGCAAAAAACACCATGCCGGCCTGAAGTACCACGACTTTCTGCAGGATGAACTGGTGGCGGTGGTTCACAGCAAAAGCCGCTACAGCCGCCTGAAGGAAATTACACTGGAAGAACTCAGCAACCTGCCGCTGGTGTTGCGCGAACGCGGTTCGGGTACGCTCGAAGTGCTGGAAACGGCGCTACAGGCCCGGGGCATCCGCCCTTCCAGTTTAACGGTGGTGATGCACCTGGGGAGTTCGGAGAGCATCAAGTCGTTTCTGGAACACGCCAACTGCCTGTCTATTCTGTCATCCCGGGCGATTGAGAAAGAAGTCCGGAGCGGTGAACTCAAAGTTGTGTCCATCAAAGATTTCCGTTTACCCCGCACGTTCAGTTTTGTCCATCTCCAGGGCTTACCGGAGGGACTCGCTGCTGGTTTCATGACCTTTGCCCGCCGATATTACAATCAGTAA
- a CDS encoding acyltransferase family protein gives MILRPTHSVPQTFQSIQALRAVAALLVTFFHLFMVTEQVDIHLPLLRCFKAGFGGVDLFFIISGFIITHTNFSKINRPEQFLPYLKKRLGRIYAIYWPVVILAGIALIGIRQVAPSLQWLPYSFDPVDLLKTLTLIPAHDSPLPVTWSLSFELYFYGLFGLVIISRTLLILPAFVLAATLYTSLVNWAGIPHFGWLQYFLFSPFNLEFGLGIVAYWLVRRYSFRIPPIVLGVALFIFLLTGEFVKPSDAWLRVWGFGVPTTILLLSVVQREIAGRTFCPAWLLKQGDASYILYLIHVPAFMVMTHALLMLHLVPYVLPANLLLVGLLCWASWQLHQHAEKPILRWLQNRLSGPTTAQYSPDKRYRLQVPASQPQPAS, from the coding sequence ATGATTCTCCGTCCAACTCATTCCGTTCCTCAAACGTTTCAATCGATCCAGGCCCTGCGGGCCGTTGCGGCCCTGCTGGTTACCTTTTTTCATTTGTTTATGGTCACGGAGCAGGTCGATATTCACTTGCCTCTGCTGCGCTGTTTCAAAGCCGGTTTTGGGGGCGTCGATTTGTTTTTCATCATCAGCGGCTTTATCATTACCCACACCAACTTTTCAAAAATCAACCGCCCGGAGCAGTTCCTGCCGTATCTGAAAAAGCGCCTGGGACGAATCTACGCCATTTACTGGCCGGTTGTTATTTTGGCCGGTATCGCGCTAATCGGAATCAGGCAGGTTGCGCCCTCATTGCAGTGGCTCCCGTACTCTTTTGATCCGGTCGATCTCCTGAAAACACTGACGCTCATCCCCGCCCACGACAGTCCCCTGCCCGTTACCTGGTCGTTGAGCTTCGAACTCTATTTTTACGGTTTGTTTGGGCTGGTCATTATTTCCCGAACGCTGCTGATTTTGCCGGCTTTCGTTCTGGCGGCAACCCTCTACACCAGCCTGGTGAACTGGGCGGGCATCCCCCACTTCGGGTGGTTGCAGTATTTTCTGTTTAGCCCGTTTAACCTGGAATTCGGTTTGGGAATCGTGGCCTACTGGCTGGTTCGTCGGTACTCGTTCCGGATTCCGCCGATCGTGCTGGGAGTGGCTCTGTTTATTTTTCTGCTGACGGGCGAATTCGTTAAGCCTTCCGACGCCTGGCTGCGGGTTTGGGGCTTTGGGGTACCGACCACGATACTGCTGTTGAGCGTTGTTCAAAGAGAAATCGCCGGACGGACCTTCTGCCCGGCCTGGCTGCTCAAGCAGGGCGATGCCTCCTACATTCTGTATCTGATTCACGTTCCCGCTTTCATGGTGATGACGCACGCCCTGCTCATGCTGCACCTGGTGCCCTATGTTCTTCCGGCCAATCTCCTGCTGGTTGGCCTGTTGTGCTGGGCAAGCTGGCAACTGCATCAGCACGCTGAAAAACCGATTCTTCGCTGGCTTCAGAACCGGCTATCCGGACCTACCACCGCCCAGTACAGCCCCGATAAACGGTACCGGCTTCAAGTACCCGCCAGTCAGCCGCAGCCCGCATCCTAA
- a CDS encoding glycerol-3-phosphate dehydrogenase/oxidase yields MQRNHHLEQAESQEFDICIIGGGATGAGCLLDAQSRGLKAILIEKHDFASETSSKSTKLIHGGVRYLEQAVKQADLNQYHMVKKALRERLTLIRNAPHLAHPLALLTPCMSWMEGIYYTAGLKMYDTLSGDLSIGKSEWLNKEEALKRNPALTHRIHSAVLYYDGQLNDARYNMSLVKTAMQYGAVALNHAEARTFEKDANGRLVVLYVRDSLTGRLLRIRAKRFVNATGPFADRIRLLANPDMGLRMRVSKGVHIIVPGELMPSDTAILVPKTDDGRVVFIIPYNGKLMIGTTETESELAESEPVVERAEVEYLINYVNRYFEKPIRADQVIAGFAGLRPLLQADPNADTKQLVRDHEVEVDKSSGLISILGGKWTTYRLMAKDTIDKFYEVEALTETPCTTDHIKLVGAEGYADDFWKVLVNKYGVQQAVAEHLNRQYGTESLEIVQLMREQPDWNQRLSDHLPITRAEVVFVVRAEMAQTLKDVLARRFGLELTDWQSTEQITETVADLMAVELGWTPEERRKAVFDYQAELEWFRKSAGLIL; encoded by the coding sequence ATGCAACGCAATCACCATCTCGAACAAGCCGAAAGCCAGGAATTTGATATTTGCATCATTGGCGGAGGGGCCACCGGTGCGGGTTGTTTGCTCGATGCCCAAAGCCGGGGGCTGAAGGCTATATTAATTGAAAAGCACGATTTTGCCTCCGAAACGTCCAGCAAGTCAACGAAGCTGATTCACGGTGGGGTACGGTATCTGGAACAGGCCGTCAAACAGGCCGACCTGAACCAGTACCACATGGTTAAAAAAGCGCTGCGCGAACGGCTGACGCTCATCCGCAACGCTCCCCATCTGGCCCATCCGCTGGCCCTGCTGACGCCCTGCATGAGCTGGATGGAAGGCATTTATTATACCGCCGGACTGAAAATGTACGACACGCTGTCGGGTGATCTGAGCATCGGAAAAAGCGAGTGGCTGAACAAGGAAGAAGCCCTGAAGCGCAACCCGGCACTAACCCACAGGATTCACAGCGCGGTTTTGTATTACGACGGCCAGCTGAACGACGCCCGCTACAACATGTCGCTGGTTAAAACGGCCATGCAGTACGGGGCCGTGGCGCTCAACCACGCCGAAGCCCGTACGTTTGAGAAGGACGCGAACGGGCGGCTGGTAGTGCTGTACGTCCGGGATTCGCTGACCGGACGGCTTTTGCGCATCCGGGCCAAACGGTTTGTCAATGCCACCGGACCGTTCGCGGATCGCATCCGGCTCCTGGCCAATCCCGACATGGGCTTGCGGATGCGGGTGAGCAAGGGCGTTCACATCATTGTGCCGGGCGAACTGATGCCGTCCGACACCGCCATTCTGGTGCCCAAAACCGACGATGGACGGGTGGTTTTCATTATTCCGTACAACGGTAAACTGATGATCGGGACCACCGAAACCGAGTCGGAACTGGCCGAATCGGAGCCGGTGGTGGAGCGGGCGGAAGTGGAATACCTGATCAACTACGTAAACCGCTACTTCGAGAAACCCATCCGGGCCGATCAGGTCATTGCCGGTTTCGCCGGTTTGCGCCCCTTGTTACAGGCCGATCCAAACGCCGATACCAAACAACTGGTGCGCGATCATGAAGTGGAGGTGGATAAGTCGTCGGGCCTGATCAGCATTCTGGGCGGAAAATGGACAACCTACCGGCTGATGGCCAAAGACACCATTGACAAGTTTTACGAAGTAGAAGCATTGACCGAAACGCCTTGCACAACCGACCACATCAAACTCGTCGGGGCGGAAGGTTATGCGGACGATTTCTGGAAAGTGCTGGTGAATAAATACGGTGTGCAGCAAGCCGTGGCCGAGCACCTGAACCGGCAGTACGGCACGGAGAGCCTGGAAATCGTTCAGCTTATGCGGGAACAGCCCGACTGGAATCAGCGGCTTTCCGACCATTTGCCGATCACCAGAGCCGAAGTAGTGTTTGTGGTTCGGGCCGAAATGGCCCAGACGCTCAAAGACGTGCTGGCCCGGCGATTCGGACTGGAACTCACCGACTGGCAATCCACGGAGCAGATCACCGAAACCGTGGCCGATCTGATGGCCGTCGAACTCGGCTGGACGCCCGAAGAACGCCGGAAAGCGGTATTTGACTACCAGGCCGAACTCGAATGGTTCCGCAAATCAGCGGGATTGATCCTTTGA
- a CDS encoding cation-translocating P-type ATPase: MQPISTLEKPHQIPIDQLLNDLKVDPKTGLTADEAQSRYDELGPNALQETKRESALTILLRQFTGVIVYILAAAAGISFFLGETVEGFAIIAVLLINAITGFILEWNARQSMDALRKMDTTPARVLRDGRVREISSEEVTVGDILVVEAGDLVAADANLFEVSQLQADESALTGESLPVDKNTELPPDESPLGDQHNRLFKGTPITAGTGRAVVTGIGQQTELGKIATMVEEAKRSATPLEAKLDSLAKVLIWVTVGLAALFLVVGLLRGEEPLRLIETALALAIAAIPEGMSVVATIALAYGMLRLAEKKVIVKRLSAVETLGGTNVIFTDKTGTLTQNQIEVNTLQLPGQQAEVRADAEAKKLEVVHGDEALTESEEYQRLVQVGVLCNNADYDVVDGKPKEVGDPVEVSLLKFAIAAGQNPDQIHQEFPRKAEKAFSSDTRIMGTLHEHNGGFLVAVKGAAEEVLDRCQLLDEKDRKTYYDLSEKMAADGLRTLAFAYRETDTRPGDDFADHDLTYVGLIGFLDPPRTEVTPALQACREAGIKVIMVTGDHPATALTIASKVKLIEPGEEIVLTGKDLKPLDQLQADDKKKLLECRVFARVSPAQKLDMIDLYQQEGDIVGMTGDGVNDAPALKKSDIGIAMGLRGTQVAAETADMVLKDDSFASIVTAIAQGRVIFENIRKFVLFLLSCNLSEIFVVTFAGFLNVGNPLLPLQILFINIVTDVFPALALGVGRENSSLMHQPPRDPKTPIMDSRDWRMLVFYALAMTASVLGAYWFGTQKLGLTQKEGNNLTFYALSFAQLMHVFNLRSGSSFFVNEITRNRYIWYALLLCLFILVLTYYVPFLAQVLSIDSIPSTELWLIAVAGIAPVVLVQSVKGIMRLGK; encoded by the coding sequence ATGCAACCTATTTCAACGCTCGAGAAACCGCATCAGATTCCGATTGATCAACTGCTGAACGACTTGAAAGTTGATCCGAAAACCGGTCTGACCGCCGACGAAGCCCAAAGCCGTTACGACGAACTGGGGCCAAACGCCCTTCAGGAAACCAAACGCGAAAGTGCGCTTACAATCCTGCTGCGCCAATTCACCGGCGTCATTGTTTACATCCTGGCCGCAGCCGCCGGGATTTCGTTTTTCCTGGGTGAAACCGTCGAGGGGTTTGCCATCATTGCCGTCTTGCTCATCAACGCCATTACCGGTTTTATTCTGGAATGGAACGCCCGCCAGTCGATGGACGCCCTGCGCAAAATGGACACCACCCCCGCGCGGGTGCTACGCGACGGCCGGGTTCGGGAAATTTCGTCGGAAGAAGTTACCGTTGGCGATATTCTCGTCGTGGAAGCAGGCGACTTGGTAGCCGCCGACGCGAACCTTTTTGAAGTCAGCCAGCTTCAGGCCGACGAATCGGCGCTGACCGGGGAATCGCTGCCGGTCGATAAAAATACGGAACTGCCGCCGGACGAATCGCCACTGGGCGACCAGCACAACCGCCTGTTTAAAGGAACCCCCATCACGGCGGGAACCGGTCGGGCGGTGGTCACGGGAATCGGACAGCAAACCGAACTGGGCAAAATTGCCACGATGGTGGAAGAAGCAAAACGCTCGGCGACTCCGTTGGAAGCCAAACTGGATTCGCTGGCAAAAGTGCTGATTTGGGTGACGGTCGGGCTGGCGGCCCTGTTTCTGGTGGTCGGTTTGCTGCGGGGTGAAGAACCGCTGCGGCTGATCGAAACGGCCCTGGCGCTGGCGATTGCGGCCATTCCAGAAGGCATGTCGGTGGTGGCAACCATCGCGCTGGCGTACGGGATGCTGCGGCTGGCCGAGAAGAAAGTGATTGTGAAACGGTTGTCGGCGGTTGAAACCCTGGGCGGCACGAATGTTATTTTTACGGACAAAACCGGCACGCTGACCCAGAACCAGATTGAAGTCAACACGCTGCAACTGCCGGGGCAACAGGCCGAAGTCCGGGCGGACGCCGAAGCAAAGAAACTGGAGGTGGTCCACGGCGACGAGGCCCTTACGGAGTCTGAAGAATACCAGCGGCTTGTTCAGGTCGGGGTGCTCTGCAACAACGCGGATTACGATGTTGTGGATGGAAAACCCAAGGAAGTGGGCGATCCGGTGGAGGTTTCCCTCCTGAAATTTGCGATTGCCGCCGGACAGAACCCCGACCAGATTCACCAGGAATTTCCGCGAAAAGCCGAGAAAGCGTTCAGTTCCGACACCCGGATTATGGGCACGCTCCACGAACACAACGGCGGTTTTCTGGTGGCCGTCAAAGGAGCCGCCGAAGAAGTGCTGGACCGCTGCCAATTGCTGGACGAAAAAGACCGGAAAACGTATTACGATCTTTCCGAAAAAATGGCGGCCGACGGTCTGCGAACCCTGGCGTTTGCCTACCGGGAAACCGACACCCGACCCGGCGATGATTTTGCGGACCACGACCTGACGTATGTGGGCCTGATCGGTTTTCTTGACCCGCCCCGCACCGAAGTAACGCCCGCCCTGCAAGCCTGCCGCGAAGCCGGTATCAAGGTCATTATGGTAACCGGCGACCACCCGGCTACGGCTCTGACCATTGCGTCGAAAGTTAAGCTGATTGAACCCGGCGAAGAAATTGTTCTGACCGGCAAAGACCTCAAACCGCTGGACCAACTGCAGGCCGATGACAAAAAGAAATTGCTCGAATGCCGGGTTTTTGCGCGGGTGAGTCCGGCCCAGAAGCTGGATATGATTGATTTGTACCAGCAGGAAGGCGACATTGTGGGAATGACCGGCGACGGTGTCAACGACGCGCCCGCCCTGAAAAAGTCGGACATCGGTATTGCGATGGGCCTGCGCGGTACGCAGGTGGCCGCCGAAACCGCCGACATGGTGCTGAAAGACGATTCGTTTGCCTCGATTGTTACGGCCATTGCGCAGGGGCGGGTGATTTTTGAAAACATCCGCAAGTTTGTCCTGTTTCTGCTGTCGTGTAACCTGAGTGAAATTTTTGTGGTGACGTTTGCCGGTTTTCTGAACGTCGGTAATCCGCTGCTGCCGTTGCAGATTCTGTTCATCAACATCGTCACCGACGTATTCCCGGCCCTGGCGCTGGGGGTTGGCCGCGAAAATTCGAGTTTGATGCACCAGCCGCCCCGCGATCCCAAAACGCCGATTATGGACAGCCGCGACTGGCGAATGCTCGTTTTTTACGCCCTGGCCATGACGGCTTCGGTACTGGGGGCTTACTGGTTCGGCACCCAGAAGCTGGGCCTGACGCAGAAAGAAGGCAATAACCTGACGTTCTACGCCTTGTCGTTTGCGCAATTGATGCACGTTTTCAACCTGCGTTCCGGCAGTTCGTTTTTTGTCAACGAAATTACCCGCAACCGCTACATCTGGTACGCGCTGCTGCTCTGCCTGTTTATCCTGGTGTTGACGTATTACGTACCATTTCTGGCGCAGGTCCTGAGCATTGATTCCATTCCCAGTACGGAACTCTGGCTGATTGCCGTTGCCGGTATCGCGCCGGTTGTGCTGGTGCAGTCGGTAAAGGGGATTATGCGGTTGGGAAAGTAA
- a CDS encoding citrate synthase codes for MSNTAELSVDGKTYQFPVVVGSENEKAIDISNLRDQTGYVTLDRGYKNTGATQSAITFLDGEEGILHYRGYSIEDLAAKASFLEVAYLLIYGELPTQEQYNAFEDRIRRHTMVNEDMRKIFEGFPNNAHPMGVLSSLVSALSAFYPDSYDEKAPDQTELHIIRLLAKIPTIATWSYKKSQGHPVNYPKNQLDYCSNFLQMMFALPVEEYQTDPVVSSALNKLLILHADHEQNCSTSTVRLVGSSRANIYSSISAGINALWGPLHGGANQEVIEMLEEIKENGGDVAKYIDMAKNAKTTGFRLFGFGHRVYKNFDPRAKIIKKAADDVLGKLGVNDPVLEIAKGLEEAALSDEYFVSRKLYPNVDFYSGIIYRALGIPTNMFTVMFAIGRLPGWIAQWKEMREQKEPIGRPRQIYTGATLREFKALADR; via the coding sequence ATGTCAAACACAGCCGAATTATCTGTCGATGGTAAAACCTATCAATTTCCAGTTGTTGTTGGTAGTGAAAACGAAAAAGCCATTGACATTTCCAATCTCCGCGACCAGACGGGCTATGTCACCTTAGACAGAGGATATAAAAATACCGGTGCCACCCAGAGTGCAATTACATTTCTGGATGGTGAAGAGGGCATTTTGCATTACCGGGGTTATTCAATTGAAGATCTGGCCGCAAAAGCCAGCTTTCTGGAAGTAGCTTACCTGCTGATCTACGGCGAACTGCCAACGCAGGAACAATACAATGCCTTTGAAGACCGCATCCGGCGTCATACGATGGTCAACGAAGACATGCGGAAGATTTTTGAAGGCTTCCCCAACAACGCGCACCCGATGGGCGTGCTGTCGTCGCTGGTTAGCGCCCTGAGCGCATTCTACCCGGATTCGTACGATGAAAAAGCACCGGATCAGACCGAATTGCACATCATCCGCTTGCTGGCAAAAATTCCGACCATTGCCACCTGGTCGTACAAAAAATCGCAGGGTCACCCGGTCAATTACCCCAAAAACCAACTCGATTACTGCTCGAATTTCCTGCAGATGATGTTTGCGCTGCCGGTTGAAGAATACCAAACCGATCCGGTGGTTTCCAGCGCCCTGAACAAACTGCTGATTCTGCACGCCGACCACGAGCAAAACTGCTCGACCTCAACAGTTCGGCTGGTGGGATCGTCCCGGGCCAACATTTATTCTTCGATTTCGGCTGGTATCAACGCCCTCTGGGGACCGTTGCACGGTGGTGCCAACCAGGAGGTAATTGAAATGCTGGAAGAGATCAAGGAGAACGGTGGTGATGTTGCCAAATACATTGATATGGCTAAAAACGCCAAGACAACCGGCTTCCGGCTGTTTGGGTTTGGTCACCGCGTTTACAAAAATTTCGACCCGCGCGCCAAAATCATCAAAAAAGCCGCCGACGACGTACTGGGCAAACTGGGCGTTAACGACCCGGTTCTGGAAATCGCCAAAGGGCTGGAAGAAGCCGCTCTGAGCGACGAATACTTCGTATCGCGTAAGCTGTACCCGAACGTTGACTTTTATTCGGGTATCATCTACCGCGCGCTGGGAATCCCGACGAATATGTTTACGGTGATGTTTGCCATCGGCCGTCTGCCGGGCTGGATTGCGCAGTGGAAAGAAATGCGCGAACAGAAAGAACCGATCGGTCGTCCGCGTCAGATTTACACCGGTGCCACGCTGCGGGAATTCAAAGCGCTGGCGGATCGTTAA